A stretch of the Rhinoderma darwinii isolate aRhiDar2 chromosome 3, aRhiDar2.hap1, whole genome shotgun sequence genome encodes the following:
- the LOC142749859 gene encoding AN1-type zinc finger protein 6-like translates to MAQENHNQVPALCTNGCGFYGTPRTNGLCSVCYTEWLRRQNSSSNGRNSPPVMSVRSEVEASTSQIVDYAELDKPAESIDSQGQVSFLPQTDSGSSSPDGNTLERRIEVYIRNICLGVELQRGKRKYNDTEQTLDSAEASASDNAQKSSEDQELSPPKAKVKKVNRCHVCRKRVGLTGFDCRCGNIFCGIHRYSDRHSCSYDYKAEGAKKIRKENPVVVAEKIHKI, encoded by the exons ATGGCGCAAGAGAACCACAACCAAGTTCCTGCACTTTGTACTAATGGTTGTGGCTTCTATGGTACCCCACGTACCAATGGACTCTGCTCCGTCTGCTACACAGAATGGCTACGGAGACAGAACAGCAGCAGCAATGGGAGGAATAGTCCCCCAG TGATGTCAGTGAGAAGTGAGGTGGAGGCTTCTACCTCACAGATTGTAGACTATGCAGAGCTTGATAAACCTGCAGAATCTATAGATTCACAAGGACAAGTCAG TTTTCTTCCTCAGACAGATTCAGGCTCCTCTTCACCAGATGGAAATACCTTAGAGAGAAGAATTGAGGTGTATATTCGGAACATATGTTTGGGGGTAGAATTACAGCGAGGAAAGAGAAAGTATAATGATACAGAACAGACATTGGACAGTGCTGAGG CTTCAGCATCAGATAATGCACAGAAATCTTCTGAAGATCAAGAACTCTCCCCACCAAAGGCCAAAGTCAAGAAAGTTAACCGTTGCCACGTGTGCCGCAAAAGAGTTGGTCTCACCG GCTTTGACTGTCGATGTGGGAATATATTCTGTGGGATACATCGTTACTCTGACAGGCACAGTTGCTCCTATGACTATAAAGCTGAAGGAGCTAAGAAGATCAGAAAGGAAAACCCTGTTGTGGTTGCGGAGAAGATCCATAAAATTTGA
- the LOC142749855 gene encoding uncharacterized protein LOC142749855 — MQLRASIRAEAWGQDGRPTSPSPLSQCPGLPEPTADVAHLPSRVQILEAPNSASLPRAVEDPAAQPTAPAVIQDGRRGSVVLGCGPALESTAPLTVSPDGRAPAQKGSDPRSNWEASGAPSAAAAAFPPSDHVASQDGCQRSPAGLQTSGLHPPPALLSWPAGHLPPGPDCGLLPPDPTSTGVRDATAALPAVPQLDDSSGRRSEYRGPEPPTSRFTLQPVGPLAPDLSLPPRGPRLVWTSPSWSSSSSWSSAPHVPTTIILAGPMGSPLQSGTLPALHTCGQGPQFHPLPSPDLDCAHAPTDIPAVLGLSLTAPSSGSMCENRPATLLDIRQLVQLLPTRADMTSFARQIVEECKLEFTQFRAELSSLSTRVDTLTQERVADNATIANIQSTIQQHSAQLFILQQHLNDIENRNRRNNLRVRGLPESIPASDLFSTLSTILILY; from the coding sequence ATGCAGCTGCGGGCCTCGATCCGGGCTGAGGCCTGGGGTCAAGATGGCCGCCCGACCTCTCCATCTCCACTGTCCCAGTGCCCTGGGCTGCCGGAGCCGACAGCAGACGTCGCTCACTTACCCTCCCGGGTGCAGATCCTGGAGGCCCCCAACTCCGCGTCTCTTCCCCGGGCTGTGGAGGATCCTGCGGCCCAGCCGACCGCGCCTGCCGtcatccaagatggccgccggggctCTGTGGTGCTCGGATGCGGGCCTGCTCTGGAGAGTACGGCCCCCCTCACAGTCTCTCCGGATGGGAGAGCTCCGGCTCAGAAGGGATCGGATCCCCGGTCCAACTGGGAGGCCTCTGGGGCTCCCTCCGCGGCAGCCGCCGCTTTTCCGCCATCAGACCACGTGGCCTCTCAAGATGGCTGCCAGCGTTCTCCGGCTGGCCTGCAGACATCGGGACTCCACCCACCTCCGGCACTGCTTTCATGGCCTGCGGGCCATCTACCTCCTGGACCTGACTGCGGCCTGCTACCACCTGATCCGACATCCACAGGAGTGAGAGACGCCACAGCTGCCCTGCCTGCAGTTCCACAGCTGGACGATTCATCTGGGAGGCGCAGTGAGTACCGAGGCCCTGAACCTCCTACCTCCAGGTTCACTTTACAGCCTGTAGGGCCATTAGCTCCAGATCTCTCCCTCCCTCCCAGGGGCCCTAGGCTGGTGTGGACCTCCCCCTCTTGGTCCTCTAGCTCCTCTTGGAGCAGCGCCCCACATGTCCCAACAACCATCATCCTGGCCGGGCCTATGGGATCTCCCCTGCAATCCGGGACTTTGCCTGCATTACATACCTGTGGCCAGGGTCCTCAATTTCACCCACTTCCTTCTCCTGACCTGGATTGTGCCCATGCTCCGACGGATATACCAGCAGTCCTTGGATTAAGTCTTACCGCCCCCTCGTCTGGATCTATGTGTGAAAATAGGCCGGCGACTCTTTTAGACATCCGCCAGCTTGTCCAACTGTTGCCcactagggctgatatgacttcctttgccagacagatcgtggaagaatgcaagctggagtttacccagtttcgtgctgaactttcctcactatctacgagggtggacactcttacgcaggagcgggttgctgataatgccactattgcaaatatccaatctactatccagcagcactcagctcagttGTTCATTTTACAGCAACACCTCAATGATATCGAAAATCGTAacaggaggaacaacctacgtgttcGAGGATTGCCCGAATCCATTCCTGCGTCTGATCTGTTTTCGACTCTCTCAACCATCTTAATACTTTACTAG